The Mercenaria mercenaria strain notata chromosome 10, MADL_Memer_1, whole genome shotgun sequence genome contains a region encoding:
- the LOC123560327 gene encoding uncharacterized protein LOC123560327 — MTKTHIHNVHDGIIYKGLLLDCSHTSGTELDYEYSESLLASEDHRLEEQTSKPDNCEVFIASVIPNAFETLQSAQLPPKEVLRHQPSPKEVLRPQSSPKEVLRLQQATKEVGLQVLSRSNVKDINKSYHEPKASDVLDLQRMADRFARAKADTSKGIGKIVYETSGFNYGVVTRVDKLLEEAYNMLHTFQKKLDFTTRTKLLNLILALNELPHLHDSTHREKGKCARVTDWLNNHTSQPEPELCGLTMQDPVQIRKFVADHIQPRVSTSDTNVTLGKRKRGCEDSCEDDIINVQKCSSDTRVHVHADWSRLRANGKRKRLRNN, encoded by the exons ATGACGAAAACACACATTCACAATGTACATGACGGAATCATTTATAAAG GACTGTTGTTGGACTGTTCACATACCTCTGGCACAGAACTGGACTACGAGTATTCTGAAAGTCTTCTAGCATCCGAAGATCACAGGTTAGAAGAGCAGACATCAAAGCCAGATAACTGTGAAGTCTTTATCGCTTCTGTTATTCCAAATGCATTCGAAACCTTACAGTCTGCACAACTGCCACCAAAAGAAGTTCTTCGACACCAGCCGTCGCCAAAAGAAGTTCTTCGACCTCAGTCGTCGCCAAAAGAAGTTCTTCGACTACAACAAGCAACAAAAGAAGTAGGATTACAAGTTCtatcaaggtcaaatgtcaaggacATCAACAAAAGCTACCACGAGCCTAAGGCTTCAGATGTCCTTGACCTTCAGCGAATGGCTGACAGGTTCGCTAGAGCCAAAGCGGACACATCGAAAG gCATTGGGAAAATTGTATATGAAACTAGCGGATTTAACTACGGGGTGGTGACCAGAGTTGACAAGTTGTTAGAGGAGGCATACAACATGTTGCATACATTTCAAA AAAAGCTAGATTTTACAACCAGAACCAAGCTCCTCAACTTGATTCTTGCATTGAATGAGCTCCCACACCTTCACGATTCTACACATCGGGAGAAAGGAAAGTGTGCACGTGTTACAGATTGGCTCAATAATCACACCAGTCAACCCGAGCCAGAGTTATGTGGCTTAACAATGCAAGACCCAGTACAGATTAGAAAATTTGTTGCCGATCATATCCAGCCAAGAGTGTCTACAAGTGACACAAATGTCACACTTGGAAAGCGGAAACGTGGATGCGAGGATTCTTGTGAAGATGACATCATCAACGTTCAAAAATGTAGTTCCGACACTCGAGTCCATGTGCATGCTGATTGGTCAAGGTTGAGAGCCAATGGAAAGAGGAAGAGACTAAGAAATAATTGa